The Cylindrospermopsis curvispora GIHE-G1 genome contains a region encoding:
- a CDS encoding FAD-dependent oxidoreductase: MNRETNTKLTADVLVIGGGPAGAWAAWSAANSGAKVVLVDKGYCGTSGCAAASGNGVWYVPPEPESREAAMASREALGGFLSQRDWMHRVLEQTYANVNQLAEWGYPFPVDEEGRPYRRSLQGPEYMRLMRRKIKQAGVKILDHSPALQLLVDSEGSVAGAGGINRQSGEKWVVQSHSVVIATGGCAFLSKALGCNVLTGDGYLMAAEVGAEMSGMEFSNAYGIAPAFSSVTKTLFYNWATFTYEDGTPIPGAGSQKGRSVIAQTLLTQPVYAILDKASEEMQTTMRLSQPNFFLPFDRGGIDPFTQRFPVTLRLEGTVRGTGGIRITDYTCATSVGGLYAAGDAATRELICGGFTGGGSHNAAWALSSGYWAGKSAAEYAQESGISVNQRKVDFVGGAGLTSGGGQQINSEEIIQATQAEVFPYDRNYFRNEKGLIGSLERLNSLWNEIRGSKIADNSNIVRVREAVSMVATARWMYSSALERKETRGMHKHQDYPDLDTNQQHHLVSGGLDRVWVKSVPMNPTSTKQLVTV; this comes from the coding sequence ATGAATCGAGAAACAAACACAAAACTCACTGCTGACGTACTAGTAATTGGTGGTGGTCCAGCTGGTGCTTGGGCAGCTTGGAGTGCAGCCAATTCAGGTGCTAAAGTAGTCTTAGTGGATAAAGGCTATTGTGGGACTAGTGGTTGCGCAGCAGCATCGGGAAATGGCGTGTGGTATGTACCACCAGAACCGGAGAGTAGGGAAGCAGCAATGGCTTCTAGAGAAGCTCTAGGAGGGTTTTTATCCCAGAGAGACTGGATGCACAGGGTATTGGAGCAAACTTATGCAAACGTCAACCAACTAGCGGAATGGGGATATCCTTTTCCCGTGGATGAAGAGGGTAGGCCCTATCGGCGCAGTCTTCAAGGTCCGGAATATATGCGCTTGATGAGACGAAAAATTAAGCAAGCAGGGGTGAAAATTTTAGACCACAGTCCAGCTCTCCAGCTATTAGTAGATTCAGAGGGAAGTGTTGCTGGAGCTGGAGGAATTAACCGTCAGAGCGGGGAAAAATGGGTAGTGCAATCTCATTCAGTAGTAATTGCTACAGGGGGTTGCGCGTTTTTAAGTAAAGCTCTAGGCTGTAACGTGCTCACGGGAGACGGGTATTTGATGGCCGCTGAAGTAGGTGCAGAAATGTCCGGGATGGAGTTTTCCAACGCCTATGGGATCGCGCCTGCATTTTCCTCCGTGACTAAAACCCTATTTTATAACTGGGCAACCTTCACCTACGAAGATGGTACACCCATACCTGGTGCTGGTTCTCAAAAAGGGCGTTCGGTAATTGCTCAAACCCTATTAACCCAACCAGTTTATGCCATCCTGGATAAAGCATCAGAAGAAATGCAAACAACCATGCGATTATCCCAGCCCAATTTCTTTCTACCATTTGATCGTGGAGGAATTGATCCCTTTACCCAAAGATTCCCTGTTACCTTACGTTTGGAGGGTACCGTGCGGGGTACGGGGGGCATCAGAATTACTGATTACACCTGTGCCACTTCCGTAGGAGGATTATATGCAGCTGGTGATGCAGCAACCCGGGAATTAATTTGTGGTGGTTTTACTGGTGGCGGTAGTCATAATGCTGCTTGGGCCCTATCTTCAGGATATTGGGCGGGAAAATCTGCTGCTGAATATGCTCAGGAGTCAGGGATATCAGTCAATCAAAGAAAAGTAGATTTTGTCGGTGGAGCTGGATTAACATCTGGTGGTGGTCAGCAAATCAATAGTGAAGAAATTATCCAAGCCACCCAAGCGGAGGTTTTTCCATACGACCGTAACTACTTCCGGAATGAAAAGGGACTAATAGGGTCACTGGAGAGACTAAATTCCCTGTGGAATGAAATTCGGGGTAGTAAGATAGCAGATAACAGTAACATTGTAAGGGTGAGAGAGGCGGTATCCATGGTGGCTACTGCCAGATGGATGTATAGCAGTGCTTTGGAG
- a CDS encoding sulfite exporter TauE/SafE family protein encodes MLQNFNLFHNFLLFATSFIAGSLNAVAGGGSFITFPTLIFVGISPITANASNNTALWIASMASAGAYRRNLHIPRKQFLVLCLTSLIGGVIGSVILLYTSPSVFKKLLPYLLLSATLVFTFNNVLQKWLQIQGQKPLDAPTAPLWVLVIAQLAISIYGGFFGAGLGILMLATLSFLGIKNIHSMNAFKAFLGSCINGIAILPFMYAGIIAWNQTILMAIGGSLGGYLSAHYAYKLKPSFVKTIVIITGFSMTTYFFIYR; translated from the coding sequence ATGCTACAAAATTTCAATCTTTTTCATAACTTCCTTTTGTTTGCTACTTCCTTTATTGCCGGTTCGCTAAATGCTGTAGCAGGAGGTGGTAGTTTTATTACCTTTCCCACCCTCATATTTGTTGGCATATCTCCAATCACTGCTAATGCCAGTAACAACACTGCCCTATGGATTGCTTCTATGGCTAGTGCAGGCGCCTATAGACGTAATCTACACATACCAAGAAAACAATTTTTAGTTCTATGTCTTACTAGTTTAATCGGAGGAGTAATTGGATCTGTAATTTTGTTATATACATCACCCAGTGTTTTTAAAAAACTACTACCTTATCTATTACTATCAGCCACACTAGTTTTCACCTTTAATAATGTATTGCAAAAATGGTTACAAATTCAAGGTCAAAAACCCTTAGATGCTCCAACTGCGCCTTTGTGGGTCCTGGTAATTGCCCAACTAGCAATTTCCATTTACGGTGGTTTTTTTGGTGCAGGTCTGGGGATTTTAATGTTAGCAACTTTAAGTTTTCTAGGTATTAAAAATATTCATTCCATGAATGCTTTTAAAGCCTTCCTCGGTAGTTGTATTAATGGCATTGCCATCCTTCCATTTATGTATGCAGGTATCATTGCTTGGAATCAAACTATACTAATGGCTATCGGCGGTTCCTTGGGTGGTTATTTATCTGCCCATTACGCTTATAAGTTAAAACCTAGCTTTGTCAAAACAATTGTCATCATTACTGGTTTTAGTATGACCACTTACTTTTTTATTTATAGGTAA
- a CDS encoding ATP-binding cassette domain-containing protein, translating to MVYQVKGMKLKLERLSKSFGTKAVLENLDLEVRPGEFVAIVGRSGCGKSTMLRLVAGLEEPTQGAVLLNDIVTHQRINPAIRMMFQDARLLPWQRVLANVELGLLGSSSKVYAKQTALQILRQVGLEDRSHEWPSVLSGGQRQRVALARALASRPSLLLLDEPLGALDALTRIEMQQLIERLWQEQGFTALLITHDVEEAVVLADRVVLIENGKIALDVEIALSRPRARGNAEFAKTVEKILNRVMGESETQPREFDYALSKVANAQRDYSFSQNI from the coding sequence ATGGTTTATCAGGTTAAAGGAATGAAATTAAAGCTAGAGAGGTTAAGTAAGTCCTTTGGGACAAAAGCAGTTTTAGAGAATTTAGATTTAGAGGTTCGTCCAGGGGAGTTTGTGGCCATTGTTGGTCGCAGTGGCTGTGGTAAAAGTACAATGTTACGCTTAGTTGCTGGATTGGAAGAGCCAACTCAGGGTGCAGTGTTACTAAATGATATAGTTACACATCAGCGTATTAATCCAGCTATTCGGATGATGTTTCAAGATGCTAGATTGTTGCCCTGGCAAAGAGTGTTAGCAAATGTTGAGTTGGGTTTACTAGGTTCTAGCTCTAAAGTCTATGCTAAACAAACTGCACTGCAAATATTACGTCAAGTGGGATTAGAAGACAGGTCTCATGAGTGGCCATCAGTTTTGTCGGGTGGACAGAGACAAAGAGTAGCTTTAGCCAGAGCTTTAGCCAGTAGACCTTCTTTGTTATTACTAGACGAGCCTTTGGGTGCACTGGATGCTTTAACGAGAATCGAGATGCAGCAATTAATAGAAAGATTATGGCAAGAACAGGGATTCACAGCACTATTAATTACTCATGATGTAGAAGAAGCAGTAGTATTAGCAGACCGTGTAGTTTTAATAGAAAATGGGAAGATTGCACTAGATGTAGAAATTGCCTTGTCCCGACCAAGAGCTAGGGGAAATGCAGAATTTGCCAAAACAGTAGAGAAGATTTTAAACCGGGTTATGGGAGAATCCGAGACTCAACCGAGAGAGTTTGACTATGCTCTTAGTAAGGTTGCCAATGCACAGCGGGATTATAGTTTTAGCCAGAACATCTAA
- a CDS encoding NADP(H)-dependent aldo-keto reductase: MVKYNQLGETDLHVSDICLGTMTYGHQNTIAQAHEQLDYAVAQGINFIDTAEMYPVPPRGETQGKTEAYIGEWLRKQQRDKLIIATKIAGPGRPFSWLRGGNNRVDRRNIEEAIDQSLKRLQTDYIDLYQIHWPERYVPTFGQTVYNPDLERESVPIAEQLAVLAEAIQAGKIRYIGLSNETPWGVTEFVRIARELKLPQVVSIQNAYNLLNRNFDSALAEVSRHTGVGLLAYSPLAFGFLTGKYIGNQEVPNTRISLFPGFGQRYLKPNVSEAVIAYVGIAEKYNLNPAQLAIAFVRSRWFVKSTIIGATTLSQLKENIESVNLVLEPEILQEIDTVNVRYPHPAP; encoded by the coding sequence ATGGTCAAATACAATCAATTGGGAGAAACCGACCTTCACGTTTCTGATATTTGTTTAGGAACTATGACCTATGGTCATCAAAATACCATTGCCCAAGCCCATGAGCAACTTGACTATGCTGTTGCCCAAGGGATAAATTTTATAGACACTGCGGAAATGTATCCCGTACCACCTCGTGGTGAAACTCAGGGTAAAACAGAAGCCTATATTGGTGAGTGGCTAAGGAAACAACAACGGGATAAGCTGATTATAGCCACAAAAATTGCTGGACCAGGTCGCCCTTTTAGCTGGTTACGGGGAGGGAATAATAGAGTTGATCGTCGGAACATTGAAGAAGCTATTGACCAAAGTCTTAAAAGATTGCAAACTGATTACATAGATTTGTATCAGATCCACTGGCCAGAACGGTACGTTCCTACCTTTGGTCAAACAGTATATAATCCTGATTTAGAAAGGGAAAGTGTTCCCATTGCTGAACAATTAGCAGTTTTGGCTGAAGCTATTCAAGCAGGTAAAATACGTTACATTGGTTTAAGTAACGAAACTCCTTGGGGAGTGACCGAATTTGTTCGCATTGCTAGAGAATTGAAACTCCCGCAAGTAGTTTCTATACAAAATGCCTACAATTTACTTAATCGTAACTTTGATTCTGCTTTGGCGGAAGTTTCCCGACATACTGGTGTTGGGTTATTGGCCTATAGTCCCCTAGCCTTTGGTTTTCTCACTGGTAAATACATAGGAAATCAGGAAGTACCAAATACGCGTATATCCCTATTTCCAGGCTTTGGACAGCGGTATTTAAAACCCAATGTTAGCGAAGCAGTAATTGCTTACGTAGGCATTGCTGAAAAGTATAATCTGAATCCTGCTCAACTAGCGATCGCCTTTGTGAGGAGTCGTTGGTTTGTGAAAAGCACAATTATTGGAGCGACAACCCTATCCCAGTTAAAAGAGAATATAGAGAGCGTGAACCTAGTATTAGAACCAGAGATTTTGCAAGAAATAGATACGGTGAATGTTCGTTATCCTCATCCAGCACCCTAA
- a CDS encoding class I SAM-dependent methyltransferase family protein — protein sequence MPKDWFEWHNLYNTEPRLQQRLEIVRNYIAYSLDNSPAGEIKIISVCAGDGRDLLGTLSKHLRRQDVHARLIEINPLLVNQGRENLESLGLTKQIEFINDDATNSANYKNAVPADIVIVCGVFGNLANDTELNRLLKNLRFLSKKGGFVLWTRSHFQGIAHSETVRKYFSELGFKEINFQLTATGDMGVGIHQYLDDNLAIPEEETLFVFSGIPEKAR from the coding sequence ATGCCCAAGGACTGGTTTGAATGGCACAACCTTTATAATACCGAGCCCAGATTGCAACAACGACTGGAAATAGTGAGGAATTACATTGCATACAGCTTAGACAATTCACCAGCTGGTGAAATTAAAATAATAAGTGTTTGTGCTGGTGATGGTAGAGATTTGTTAGGAACTTTGAGTAAACATCTTCGTCGACAAGATGTGCATGCTAGACTAATCGAGATAAATCCTCTGCTAGTTAATCAGGGGCGTGAAAATTTAGAGTCATTAGGATTAACAAAGCAAATAGAGTTCATTAATGACGATGCAACTAACTCTGCAAACTATAAAAATGCAGTACCAGCGGACATTGTAATTGTATGTGGAGTGTTTGGTAATCTTGCCAATGACACTGAACTAAATCGGCTATTAAAGAATCTTAGATTTCTTAGTAAAAAGGGTGGTTTTGTTCTATGGACTCGTAGTCATTTTCAAGGCATTGCTCACTCAGAAACCGTACGTAAATATTTCAGTGAATTGGGATTCAAAGAAATTAATTTTCAGCTCACTGCTACAGGTGATATGGGAGTTGGTATACATCAATATCTTGATGACAATCTAGCTATCCCAGAAGAAGAAACCCTATTTGTATTTTCTGGCATTCCAGAAAAAGCGAGGTAA
- a CDS encoding transposase produces the protein MGSKNNQKFVQIPTARLKDRIAQLCKQYGIDFIETEESYTSQSSFFDCDNIPKFGEKPEGWKASGKRVSRGVYETSDGFKINADCNGAANILKKVAVMLGIDLSGISRGCLSQPQKVRLWTLQKSPCL, from the coding sequence TTGGGGTCTAAAAACAATCAGAAGTTTGTCCAAATTCCCACAGCAAGATTAAAAGACCGTATTGCTCAATTATGTAAACAATACGGAATAGATTTTATTGAAACAGAAGAATCATACACTTCTCAATCATCGTTTTTTGATTGCGACAATATACCTAAATTCGGTGAAAAACCCGAAGGGTGGAAAGCAAGCGGGAAACGAGTTAGTCGTGGAGTATATGAAACTTCTGATGGGTTCAAAATTAATGCGGACTGTAATGGTGCTGCTAATATTTTGAAAAAAGTAGCGGTGATGCTAGGAATTGATCTTAGCGGAATCAGTAGAGGCTGTTTAAGCCAGCCTCAGAAAGTTCGTTTATGGACTCTTCAGAAATCTCCGTGTCTTTAG
- a CDS encoding SDR family oxidoreductase, which yields MFFNKELAQNNIRINAISPGLTDTRRAKTLAQQNAQSLGISVEEYNLQAVEGIPLGKIVQPDEIAALALFLVSDLASSITGTEIQVDGGATPGV from the coding sequence TTGTTTTTTAATAAAGAACTGGCTCAAAACAATATTAGAATTAATGCCATTTCTCCCGGTTTAACTGACACCAGAAGGGCTAAGACTTTAGCACAACAAAATGCACAAAGTTTGGGAATTAGCGTGGAAGAGTATAATCTTCAAGCTGTAGAGGGAATTCCTTTGGGAAAAATAGTCCAACCAGATGAAATTGCCGCTTTGGCATTATTTTTAGTTTCTGACCTAGCTTCTTCAATCACCGGAACTGAAATTCAAGTTGATGGTGGTGCTACCCCAGGTGTTTAA
- a CDS encoding alkaline phosphatase family protein: MRPQFHHVIDIVPTILEVAKVTVPSQVNGVEQQKLDGTSLVYTFDNPQASSQRQTQYFEILGNRAIYDHGWIAAARHPRLPWQGTVNADFEQDLWQLYNIEKDFSEANNLANAHPERLEKLQKLFLSEAKKNNVLPLDDRIFERFDVQARPSLATGRTTFNYYTSLSIPEGSAPSIKNRSFSIKADVNITDNNLEGVLLTQGGRFAGWGFFLIDGKPTYIYNLVNMEHYIIQSPTRLPLGKSTLRFDFDYDGGVGAGGTGKIFVNDKQVAIGLIAKTVPYRIALDETFDVGYDTGTPIVDTYEIPFTFTGDLQKITLNLR; this comes from the coding sequence ATTCGCCCTCAATTTCATCATGTAATTGATATTGTACCCACCATTTTAGAAGTAGCTAAAGTCACTGTGCCTAGTCAAGTTAACGGTGTTGAACAGCAAAAACTTGACGGTACTAGTCTGGTTTATACATTTGATAACCCTCAAGCATCTTCTCAAAGGCAAACTCAGTACTTTGAAATTTTAGGGAATCGAGCTATTTATGATCATGGTTGGATAGCTGCTGCTCGTCATCCAAGATTGCCCTGGCAAGGTACAGTTAATGCTGATTTTGAACAAGATCTATGGCAACTATATAACATTGAAAAAGATTTCAGCGAAGCCAATAACTTAGCAAATGCACATCCAGAGCGACTGGAGAAACTGCAAAAACTATTTTTATCGGAAGCTAAGAAAAACAATGTTTTACCCCTAGATGACCGAATTTTCGAGCGATTTGACGTTCAAGCTCGTCCTTCCCTGGCTACAGGACGTACAACGTTTAATTACTACACTAGTTTGAGTATTCCTGAAGGTAGCGCTCCTAGCATTAAAAATAGATCTTTTAGTATTAAAGCTGATGTAAATATTACTGACAATAATCTGGAAGGTGTTTTATTAACCCAGGGTGGACGTTTTGCTGGATGGGGATTTTTCTTAATAGATGGTAAACCAACATACATATATAACTTAGTCAATATGGAGCATTATATTATTCAATCTCCTACTAGGTTACCACTGGGTAAATCTACCCTGCGATTTGATTTTGACTATGATGGTGGTGTGGGTGCTGGTGGAACTGGGAAAATCTTTGTCAATGATAAACAAGTAGCAATTGGTCTCATTGCCAAAACTGTCCCTTATCGTATCGCTCTGGATGAAACTTTTGATGTGGGATATGATACGGGAACCCCAATTGTTGATACCTATGAAATTCCTTTTACATTCACAGGTGACCTGCAAAAAATTACTTTGAACTTGAGATAA
- a CDS encoding aliphatic sulfonate ABC transporter substrate-binding protein has translation MKNWQLQPQISKNGNKMRRSALFAIGYGLVLSIALFGCNANSNNVSNKGDNTATQSSSNSTNKKLFRVVRSKQLTALAVLEKQRTLEDKLEPLGYKVEWPEFLAGPQQLEALNAGGLDIAATAESPPVFSQSAGVPLVYLAANSSDGASISLLVPTNSSAKNFKDLKGKKIAFQKASIGHYLTLRAAEKEGLKLSDVESVFLPPPDANAAFSQGKVDGWFVWEPFATRNVQKKVGRVLLDGSNGLRDTNNFYSTNRKFYQENREAIKIFLEELQKAQIWSKNHPKEIAQLLADVTQLDPPTLEKMHDKYDFSLVPITEAVIDKQQQVADKWFSLGLIPKKVNVRDGFLTPEQYAEITPKEVLSAK, from the coding sequence ATGAAAAACTGGCAACTTCAACCTCAAATATCCAAAAATGGCAACAAGATGCGTCGTTCTGCCCTATTTGCTATTGGATATGGTTTAGTGTTATCTATTGCATTATTTGGTTGTAATGCAAATTCAAATAATGTATCAAATAAGGGGGATAATACCGCCACCCAATCTAGCAGTAATTCCACCAACAAGAAACTATTTAGGGTGGTTCGTTCCAAACAACTTACGGCTTTAGCAGTACTAGAAAAACAACGTACACTAGAGGACAAATTGGAACCCTTAGGATATAAGGTAGAATGGCCGGAATTTTTAGCTGGACCTCAGCAGTTGGAGGCTTTGAATGCGGGTGGGTTGGATATAGCAGCTACTGCTGAATCCCCTCCAGTTTTTTCTCAATCAGCTGGCGTCCCACTAGTTTACTTAGCAGCCAATTCTTCAGATGGTGCATCCATTTCTTTGTTGGTGCCAACTAACTCTTCGGCGAAAAATTTTAAAGACTTGAAAGGTAAAAAAATAGCTTTTCAAAAAGCTTCAATTGGACATTATCTTACCTTGAGGGCCGCAGAGAAAGAGGGTTTAAAATTAAGCGATGTTGAGTCAGTATTTCTACCTCCTCCTGATGCTAATGCTGCTTTCAGTCAAGGTAAGGTTGATGGTTGGTTTGTTTGGGAGCCTTTTGCAACTAGAAATGTGCAAAAAAAAGTCGGTCGTGTTTTATTAGATGGCAGCAATGGTTTGAGGGATACTAACAATTTTTACTCAACCAACCGCAAATTCTATCAGGAAAATCGAGAAGCAATTAAAATATTTTTGGAGGAATTGCAGAAAGCACAAATTTGGTCTAAGAATCACCCCAAAGAAATTGCCCAATTATTGGCTGATGTGACTCAGCTTGATCCACCAACCTTAGAGAAAATGCACGATAAATACGATTTTTCCCTGGTACCTATTACCGAAGCGGTAATTGATAAGCAACAACAAGTTGCTGATAAGTGGTTCTCCTTGGGATTAATTCCTAAAAAAGTTAATGTTAGGGATGGATTTTTAACTCCCGAACAGTACGCGGAAATCACTCCCAAAGAGGTACTAAGTGCTAAATAG
- a CDS encoding sulfonate ABC transporter substrate-binding protein yields MNFNFQLPRRSLIQKLAKYSALAVLVSTVPITASVVQAENPRPGNKVDIKAKVVRMAYQTSGDIVKIKGVVDKRLESLGVKVEWSPFPAGPQLMEAMNANRVDIGSVGETPPIFAQAAGAQLTYVAARKPTRGEGSAIVVQKDSPIKTLKDLKGKKVVFQKGSAAHYLLLRALGEAGLKYSDIQAVSLTPAEARDAFIQKKIDAWVAWDPFIAFVQKNAGARVLRNAGGIATQGGFYMTRRDFARENPQLVKIILEEIDKLGEWAESNRNEVVQILAPELKIDPGILNVVVARRSFRLQKITPPVIAEQQRIADLFYKEGIIPNKITVQESFLNPKQYATITPTRIRSR; encoded by the coding sequence ATGAACTTTAATTTCCAATTACCTCGCCGCAGTTTGATTCAGAAATTGGCTAAATATTCAGCTCTAGCTGTGTTGGTTTCCACCGTTCCTATTACAGCAAGTGTGGTGCAGGCTGAAAATCCTCGTCCTGGAAACAAGGTTGATATTAAGGCTAAGGTGGTGAGAATGGCTTACCAAACTTCTGGAGATATTGTCAAAATTAAAGGAGTTGTGGATAAACGTCTGGAATCTTTGGGTGTGAAAGTTGAATGGTCTCCATTTCCCGCTGGTCCTCAACTTATGGAAGCCATGAACGCCAACAGGGTTGATATTGGAAGTGTGGGGGAAACTCCACCCATTTTTGCCCAAGCTGCAGGAGCCCAGCTCACTTACGTTGCTGCACGTAAACCTACTAGGGGTGAAGGTAGCGCAATTGTGGTGCAAAAAGACTCTCCAATTAAAACACTTAAAGATTTAAAAGGAAAAAAGGTTGTTTTTCAAAAAGGTTCAGCAGCCCACTACTTACTGTTAAGGGCTTTGGGTGAAGCTGGACTGAAATATAGTGATATTCAAGCGGTAAGTTTGACCCCAGCAGAAGCTCGAGATGCTTTTATCCAGAAAAAAATTGATGCTTGGGTTGCTTGGGATCCTTTCATTGCTTTTGTTCAAAAAAATGCCGGTGCTCGGGTACTGAGAAATGCTGGTGGTATTGCTACCCAAGGTGGATTCTACATGACCAGACGTGATTTTGCTAGGGAAAATCCCCAATTGGTCAAAATCATTTTAGAAGAAATAGATAAGTTGGGTGAATGGGCTGAGTCTAACCGCAATGAAGTGGTACAAATTTTAGCACCTGAGTTGAAAATTGATCCCGGAATTTTAAATGTAGTGGTAGCTCGTCGTAGCTTCCGGTTGCAAAAAATTACACCCCCGGTAATTGCTGAACAGCAACGCATTGCTGATTTATTTTATAAAGAAGGAATTATACCCAACAAAATTACAGTACAGGAGTCGTTCTTAAATCCTAAGCAATACGCAACAATTACCCCTACAAGGATTCGCAGTAGATAA
- a CDS encoding glutathione S-transferase family protein — protein MTNLQLYFAKGSTFSQRTRVVLLEKGINFTGIEIDLQNKPETFTQISAYGKVPAIKHGEIEIYESAIINEYLEEVFPEPALLPKDLGAKAVARIWIDYANTRLVPAFNKLLRGKDSQEQEQGRKEFLESLLYIEQKGLGKLSNGPYWLGENLSLVDISFYPWFERLPVLERFRNFYLPEETPGLREWWENLRRRESIQQVANPTDFYLNRFAHILGLTTALK, from the coding sequence ATGACCAATCTACAACTGTATTTTGCTAAAGGATCTACTTTTTCTCAACGAACTCGCGTTGTACTACTGGAAAAAGGAATCAACTTTACAGGAATTGAAATCGATTTACAGAATAAACCAGAAACCTTCACTCAAATTTCCGCTTATGGAAAAGTACCTGCTATTAAGCATGGAGAAATAGAAATTTATGAATCAGCTATTATCAATGAATATTTGGAAGAGGTATTCCCCGAACCAGCTCTCTTACCAAAAGATCTAGGTGCAAAAGCTGTAGCAAGAATTTGGATTGATTACGCTAATACCAGACTTGTACCAGCTTTTAATAAGTTATTACGAGGTAAAGACAGTCAAGAACAAGAACAGGGGCGTAAAGAATTTTTAGAATCCCTATTGTACATTGAGCAAAAAGGATTGGGTAAATTATCAAACGGACCTTACTGGTTGGGAGAAAACTTGAGCTTAGTAGATATCAGCTTTTATCCTTGGTTTGAAAGATTACCAGTTTTAGAAAGATTTCGTAATTTTTACCTTCCAGAAGAAACTCCTGGCCTTAGGGAATGGTGGGAAAACCTGCGTCGTCGGGAATCCATTCAACAGGTTGCTAACCCTACAGATTTTTACCTAAATAGATTTGCTCACATATTAGGGCTAACAACTGCATTGAAATGA
- a CDS encoding bile acid:sodium symporter family protein, translating to MSEILPLPLSLLDKTAFLAFVVGTMFGTGLQLSLAEIWQPLINIRLVTFGLIANFVLVPGFIYLFLNIVPVTEPTRDGFMIMALASGPPALPKLAQIVKGNLAFATGLMMMLMLGTVFYLPLTLPLVLEGTQVSSWDIAQPLIFMMVMPLALGLLIKAKYQYVIENLQPIVFKISNLGLFLGLAIRLIIHVSDIIMLLKTGVFLVCAVFIVFSFSVGYLLGGPNVQTQRVLGVGTAQRNFAAALLIGTSNFSDPNVVSIIMVTSLLMMLSVLVLGKILPALESTQLTAKETTEARQIEDVL from the coding sequence ATGTCTGAAATTCTTCCCTTACCCTTGTCCTTATTGGACAAGACCGCCTTCTTGGCATTTGTAGTTGGTACGATGTTTGGTACTGGTTTGCAGCTAAGTTTGGCGGAAATTTGGCAACCCCTAATTAATATTCGCCTGGTCACATTTGGACTAATTGCGAATTTTGTACTCGTTCCAGGTTTTATTTATTTGTTTTTAAACATAGTACCTGTTACTGAACCTACAAGAGATGGTTTTATGATTATGGCCTTGGCTTCTGGACCCCCAGCTTTACCCAAACTTGCTCAAATAGTCAAGGGAAATTTGGCTTTTGCTACGGGCCTAATGATGATGTTGATGTTGGGGACGGTATTTTATTTGCCACTCACATTACCTTTGGTGCTAGAAGGTACCCAAGTCAGCTCCTGGGATATTGCTCAACCTTTAATATTCATGATGGTTATGCCCCTGGCTTTGGGATTACTAATCAAGGCTAAGTATCAATATGTAATAGAAAATTTACAACCAATTGTTTTTAAAATATCTAATTTAGGTTTGTTTTTGGGTTTAGCAATAAGACTGATAATCCATGTCAGCGACATCATTATGCTATTGAAAACGGGTGTTTTCCTTGTTTGTGCTGTTTTTATTGTTTTTTCTTTTAGTGTTGGCTATTTATTGGGGGGTCCAAATGTTCAAACACAAAGAGTTTTGGGGGTGGGGACAGCTCAACGTAATTTTGCAGCAGCATTATTAATCGGTACAAGTAATTTCTCAGACCCCAATGTAGTCAGCATTATTATGGTTACTAGTTTACTTATGATGCTTTCTGTCCTAGTCCTAGGTAAAATTCTCCCTGCATTAGAATCAACCCAATTAACAGCAAAAGAAACTACAGAAGCACGGCAAATAGAAGATGTTTTGTAA